One Streptomyces sp. NBC_00554 DNA segment encodes these proteins:
- a CDS encoding restriction endonuclease: protein MSSTEQHEESSPDRLPFESVFSTVFNGWAFDRRAADGACGPADSDAVRLIWLKNIGRDGVIAEPDPEVDDWRNDAPERLRLRAGDILLSSVISGRPKAALVQEADLPAVAVRSLFVLRPTKSLSPEHARLILAFLRSDTVGDLKAGTSGQQHLRLSSVKALDLPNEDQALSAALADLAAAGQRLGEMAAEAGALAQSVFDRNGSPEEARRRIITTGQLTRLRSVAAAQLDDPDFIVRTRYPYPIALRWRNVEAQKSADGQDDAQAKEYAAVLKAAETLLGYSALLTTALAHEAGITCKAIRAFNKKIATGPGGPGFGDWQRILQQIPTAEGMSRLPPEHPLHELAVFLADDEAEAACRSLGTKRNSRAHGREDLPAVSAAKLKEAQDGLRFLLDRARFLADLQLLDVTNVVWDPHEQSDTVTFRRLMGDHPVVPTESLCYAGPERIGHVLYLADRDQGLHRLSPFLTCEKCKDCAALSLFHADKEEGVLLQTSLDHGHFYPYEGDERALRAVGLR from the coding sequence TTGTCCAGCACAGAGCAGCACGAAGAGTCGTCGCCGGACCGCCTGCCGTTCGAATCGGTGTTCAGTACGGTCTTCAACGGATGGGCTTTTGACCGTCGGGCCGCAGACGGCGCCTGCGGGCCGGCCGACTCGGACGCTGTCCGCCTCATCTGGCTGAAAAACATTGGGCGAGATGGTGTGATCGCGGAACCGGATCCGGAAGTCGATGACTGGCGCAACGATGCGCCGGAGCGGCTTCGTCTCCGCGCCGGCGACATCTTGCTGTCATCGGTGATTTCCGGTCGGCCGAAGGCTGCTCTAGTACAGGAAGCCGATCTACCGGCCGTTGCTGTGCGCAGCCTCTTCGTGCTCCGCCCGACCAAATCCTTGTCGCCGGAGCACGCCCGTCTAATCCTCGCGTTCCTGCGCTCCGATACCGTCGGAGATCTCAAAGCCGGGACATCCGGGCAACAGCACCTCAGGCTCTCCTCGGTCAAGGCGCTGGACCTGCCGAATGAAGACCAGGCGCTGTCCGCAGCTCTGGCAGATCTTGCTGCCGCCGGGCAGCGGCTGGGTGAAATGGCGGCCGAAGCCGGCGCGCTTGCGCAGTCGGTCTTCGACAGGAACGGGAGCCCGGAGGAGGCCAGGCGGCGCATTATCACTACCGGCCAGCTGACCCGGCTCCGGTCTGTAGCTGCTGCCCAACTCGACGATCCGGACTTCATCGTCCGCACGCGATACCCCTATCCGATCGCCCTGCGCTGGCGGAACGTCGAAGCACAGAAGAGCGCGGACGGCCAGGACGATGCCCAGGCGAAGGAGTACGCGGCCGTACTCAAGGCCGCGGAAACCCTGCTTGGATACAGCGCGCTTCTCACGACCGCTCTGGCGCATGAGGCCGGCATCACCTGCAAGGCCATCAGAGCGTTCAACAAGAAGATCGCAACCGGGCCCGGCGGCCCCGGCTTCGGAGACTGGCAGCGCATCCTCCAGCAGATTCCAACAGCGGAGGGAATGTCCCGCCTTCCCCCCGAGCACCCCCTCCATGAGCTCGCAGTCTTCCTTGCGGACGACGAGGCCGAGGCAGCGTGCCGAAGCCTGGGCACCAAGCGCAACAGCAGGGCCCACGGGCGTGAAGACCTTCCCGCTGTCTCGGCCGCCAAGTTGAAGGAGGCTCAAGACGGCCTGCGCTTCCTCCTCGACCGAGCACGGTTCCTCGCTGACCTGCAGCTGCTCGATGTGACCAACGTGGTGTGGGATCCCCACGAGCAGTCGGACACCGTCACCTTTCGGCGGTTGATGGGCGACCACCCGGTCGTTCCCACAGAGAGCCTGTGTTACGCCGGACCGGAACGCATCGGCCACGTCCTGTACCTGGCTGACCGCGACCAAGGACTCCATCGGCTGAGCCCGTTCCTCACCTGCGAGAAGTGCAAGGACTGCGCTGCTCTGTCGCTGTTTCATGCCGACAAGGAAGAGGGGGTGCTGCTCCAGACGAGCCTCGACCACGGCCACTTCTACCCGTACGAGGGGGACGAGCGGGCGCTTCGAGCAGTCGGGCTCCGATAG